One window of the Nicotiana tabacum cultivar K326 chromosome 4, ASM71507v2, whole genome shotgun sequence genome contains the following:
- the LOC107762414 gene encoding silicon efflux transporter LSI2: MAMASTEKVIVGSIAFAIFWVLAVFPAVPFLPIGRTAGSLLGAMLMVIFRVLTPDEAYAAIDLPILGLLFGTMVVSIYLERADMFKYLGKLLAWKSMGAKDLLCRICLISAISSAFFTNDTSCVVLTEFVLKIARQQNLPPHPFLLALASSANIGSSATPIGNPQNLVIAVQSKITFGKFLFGILPAMLVGIVVNALLLLCMYWNLLSVQKDVENGAIELVEEEVVVSHRFSPATMSHVNSLDSLERFTLDSINTSGLINHAETLDNRAKDSKEVPNDGSLQMRDKIVSSKTVDGCEDQNFTSYEEKESSREIWKRLLWKLCVYLVTIGMLISLLMGLNMSWTAITAALALVVLDFKDARPCLEKVSYSLLIFFCGMFITVEGFNRTGIPSAFWELMEPYAKIDHAAGIAVLAVVILVLSNLASNVPTVLLLGGRVAASAAAISPTSEKKAWLILAWVSTVARNLSLLGSAANLIVCEQARRAQPFGYNLSFWSHLKFGVPSTLIVTVIGLTLIRG, from the exons ATGGCTATGGCATCAACTGAGAAAGTGATTGTTGGTTCAATTGCCTTTGCTATTTTTTGGGTATTAGCAGTTTTTCCTGCTGTCCCATTTTTGCCAATTGGAAGGACAGCAGGTTCACTCCTCGGTGCTATGCTTATGGTCATATTTCGCGTCTTGACACCAGATGAAGCATATGCTGCTATTGATCTTCCAATTTTAGGCCTTCTATTTGGAACAATGGTTGTGAGCATCTATTTAGAAAGAGCAGACATGTTTAAATACTTGGGAAAGTTATTGGCTTGGAAAAGTATGGGAGCTAAAGATTTACTTTGCAGAATCTGTTTGATTTCTGCTATTTCCAGTGCATTTTTCACTAATGATACTTCTTGTGTTGTGTTGACTGAGTTTGTACTGAAAATTGCTAGGCAACAAAATCTCCCACCTCATCCATTCCTTTTAGCTCTTGCCTCGAGTGCTAATATTGGATCTTCAGCAACTCCTATTGGGAATCCTCAGAACTTGGTTATAGCAGTACAGAGCAAAATAACATTTGGGAAGTTTTTATTTGGTATACTTCCTGCAATGCTTGTTGGAATTGTTGTTAATGCTCTATTGTTGCTTTGCATGTATTGGAATTTGTTGTCTGTTCAGAAGGATGTAGAAAATGGTGCTATAGAATTAGTTGAAGAAGAAGTAGTAGTCTCTCATCGCTTTTCGCCAGCAACTATGTCACATGTTAATTCATTAGATTCTCTGGAAAGGTTTACTTTGGATTCAATTAATACCAGTGGTCTAATAAATCATGCTGAAACACTTGACAATCGCGCGAAAGATTCAAAAGAAGTACCAAATGATGGATCACTTCAAATGAGGGACAAGATTGTGTCTTCGAAGACTGTCGATGGATGTGAAGATCAAAACTTCACATCTTATGAGGAAAAGGAGAGTTCCAGAGAAATATGGAAAAGATTgttatggaaactgtgtgtttaTTTGGTTACAATTGGAATGTTAATATCGTTATTGATGGGTTTGAATATGTCATGGACTGCTATTACAGCAGCACTTGCACTTGTGGTTCTTGATTTCAAAGATGCCAGACCATGCTTAGAAAAG GTGTCCTATTCACTGTTGATATTCTTCTGTGGTATGTTTATCACAGTTGAGGGTTTTAACAGAACAGGGATTCCAAGTGCTTTCTGGGAATTAATGGAACCATATGCCAAGATAGATCATGCAGCTGGTATAGCAGTTCTTGCTGTTGTCATATTAGTCCTCTCAAATTTGGCTTCAAATGTGCCTACTG TTCTATTGCTTGGAGGGCGAGTAGCAGCATCAGCAGCAGCAATATCGCCTACTAGTGAAAAGAAAGCATGGTTGATCTTAGCCTGGGTCAGCACTGTGGCAAGGAACCTTTCACTTTTAGGCTCCGCAGCAAACTTGATAGTATGTGAACAAGCTCGTCGCGCTCAACCCTTTGGCTACAATCTCTCATTCTGGAGTCATCTCAAATTTGGAGTTCCCTCTACTCTAATTGTTACAGTTATTGGTTTGACACTTATCAGAGGATGA